The Rhododendron vialii isolate Sample 1 chromosome 6a, ASM3025357v1 genome includes a window with the following:
- the LOC131330548 gene encoding uncharacterized protein LOC131330548: MTEIISGSPALENLFIYGCVGFHKLNFTSVNLKNVVIELFRYDSSRLEVSCPFVTSLNISDIERMHLNNLSSVVDAAVNFNGYLNCAHGEYFHEVKMLFQQFCGAEAFTLFTRSILVFTIWELIKSSFPSMNWRRLVLKTMLTKWHLPGIASLLRNSPHLEMLDIHMRPGTKPFCYRDDWWLKEYEIDGENFWDFQLSSFDCLRSHLKTIRIHSFRIEPCAVKLVHFLLRKAYVLEKLVIDTNRESYPDKENQFMSERWTGFSREYKQWRESSIESEQWKEFSRELLCFPRASPQVVILFL, from the exons ATGACTGAAATAATATCTGGTTCTCCAGCGCTTGAGAATTTGTTCATTTACGGGTGCGTTGGATTCCATAAGCTGAACTTCACATCTGTAAATCTAAAGAATGTGGTGATTGAGCTCTTTCGGTATGACAGTTCAAGGCTAGAAGTTTCTTGCCCATTCGTAACGTCACTAAATATCTCAGATATAGAGCGGATGCATCTGAATAATCTGTCATCTGTCGTTGATGCTGCTGTAAACTTCAACGGTTATTTAAATTGTGCTCATGGTGAATATTTTCACGAGGTCAAAATGCTTTTTCAGCAGTTTTGTGGTGCCGAGGCCTTTACACTGTTTACCAGATCTATTCTG GTTTTCACAATATGGGAGTTGATCAAAAGTTCTTTCCCATCAATGAATTGGAGGCGTTTAGTTCTTAAGACAATGCTGACCAAGTGGCACCTCCCTGGGATTGCTAGCTTACTGAGAAATTCGCCCCATCTGGAGATGCTTGATATACACATGCGGCCTGGCACTAAACCCTTTTGTTAT CGCGATGATTGGTGGCTAAAGGAATATGAGATTGATGGAGAAAATTTCTGGGACTTTCAGCTGTCATCGTTCGATTGTCTTAGGAGCCACCTCAAGACTATCAGAATACACAGCTTCAGAATAGAGCCCTGTGCTGTTAAACTTGTGCACTTCCTGCTGAGAAAGGCTTATGTTTTGGAAAAACTGGTGATTGACACTAACCGGGAGTCGTATCCTGACAAGGAAAACCAGTTCATGTCTGAGCGATGGACGGGTTTTTCAAGAGAGTATAAGCAATGGAGGGAATCTTCAATAGAATCTGAGCAATGGAAGGAATTTTCAAGAGAGTTGCTGTGTTTTCCAAGAGCCTCTCCACAAGTTGTTATTTTGTTCTTGTGA
- the LOC131328630 gene encoding uncharacterized protein LOC131328630 yields MSNGDAEISICKRQKVALNEQIDRISSLPDPILAHILSLLPTEDAVKTILIRRFGNLWTYIHNLDFDVCLYHECSGKYYEDTVDEERLINLIRHVLILHQRPDIHRFCLKLELYLWFSRFTPGHLELANEIDTWIRFALRKKVNVLELDFKACGNSGPEGFHKLPNVVFISDYLTELKLVYCRVEPREPIQLVSLKSLSLNGILICDKTMFEILSGCPALESLFLYECYGLRKLDFTSVNLKNVVIELDCHDSSRLEVSCPYVTSLNISGIERTDLCNVSSIVDAALEFDNRFFDCARGEYREVKMLFEQLYDAEVFTLFTRANGLSWYGNDLFHIDCVLAIGIFEHLNSMVPLFVFRHIYSQAPFSIRLAFVNKAYFERKGGPGASYWPTCHLTGLNHGGQHPHGDTRMVFTIWALIRSPCPSMNWRRLVLKTMLTKWHFPGIASLLRNSPDLEMLDIHIQPGTKPFCILDERWLMEYEIDGDNFWDLQRSSFHCLRSHLKTIRIHSFKIKSCAVKLVHFLLRKACVLEKLVIETDWVSYPDEENPFTSETWKEFSEDIRSCPRASPQAVILIS; encoded by the exons ATGAGTAATGGTGACGCAGAAATAAGTATTTGTAAGAGGCAAAAAGTTGCCCTAAATGAGCAAATTGATAGGATTAGCAGCTTGCCGGATCCCATACTGGCCCACATACTCTCACTTTTGCCAACAGAAGATGCTGTAAAGACGATCCTGATTCGGAGATTTGGAAACCTCTGGACTTACATTCACAACCTTGACTTTGATGTTTGCTTGTATCACGAATGCAGCGGGAAATATTACGAAGACACAGTAGACGAAGAGAGGTTGATTAACTTGATTCGTCATGTACTCATTCTCCATCAGCGCCCTGATATTCATAGATTCTGTCTGAAGCTTGAGCTGTACTTATGGTTTAGCAGGTTTACACCTGGCCACTTGGAGCTTGCTAATGAGATTGATACATGGATTCGTTTTGCTCTGAGAAAGAAAGTTAATGTTCTTGAACTTGATTTCAAGGCATGTGGAAACTCTGGCCCCGAAGGTTTCCATAAGTTGCCCAACGTTGTTTTCATTAGTGATTATCTTACAGAGCTGAAGTTAGTCTATTGTCGTGTGGAACCACGAGAGCCCATTCAGCTGGTGTCACTCAAATCTTTGTCTCTTAATGGCATACTGATATGTGACAAAACAATGTTTGAAATATTATCTGGTTGTCCAGCGCTTGAGAGTTTGTTCTTATACGAGTGCTACGGATTGCGTAAGCTGGACTTCACATCTGTAAATCTAAAGAATGTGGTGATTGAGCTCGACTGCCATGACAGTTCAAGACTAGAAGTTTCTTGCCCCTATGTAACGTCGCTAAATATCTCAGGGATAGAGCGCACGGATCTCTGTAATGTGTCATCTATAGTTGATGCTGCTCTTGAGTTCGACAATCGTTTTTTTGATTGTGCTCGTGGTGAATATCGTGAGGTCAAAATGCTTTTTGAGCAGCTATATGATGCCGAGGTCTTTACACTGTTTACTAGGGCTAATGGGCTATCCTGGTATG GGAACGATTTGTTTCATATAGATTGTGTTTTGGCTATTGGAATCTTTGAACACCTGAATTCTATGGtgcctttgtttgttttt CGGCACATTTACTCGCAAGCACCATTCTCCATCCGGCTCGCCTTTGTCAACAAGGCTTATTTTGAAAGGAAGGGTGGGCCTGGTGCCTCTTATTGGCCCACATGTCACCTCACGGGCCTGAACCATGGTGGACAACACCCTCATGGAGATACACGGATG GTTTTCACAATATGGGCGCTGATCAGAAGTCCTTGCCCATCCATGAATTGGAGGCGTTTAGTTCTTAAGACGATGCTGACCAAGTGGCACTTCCCTGGGATCGCTAGCTTACTGAGAAATTCCCCCGATCTGGAGATGCTTGATATACACATACAGCCTGGCACTAAACCCTTTTGTATT CTCGATGAACGGTGGCTGATGGAATATGAGATTGATGGAGACAACTTCTGGGATTTGCAGCGTTCATCTTTCCATTGTCTTAGGAGCCACCTCAAGACTATCAGAATACACAGCTTCAAAATCAAGTCATGTGCTGTTAAACTGGTGCACTTCCTGCTGAGAAAGGCTTGTGTCTTAGAAAAACTGGTGATTGAAACTGACTGGGTTTCGTATCCCGACGAGGAAAACCCGTTCACGTCAGAGACATGGAAGGAATTTTCTGAAGATATACGTTCTTGTCCAAGAGCCTCTCCCCAAGCTGTTATTTTGATCTCTTGA